A segment of the Aureliella helgolandensis genome:
CGCTGATCGGTCAAGCCAAAACCTTCGCAGACCACAACGTGAACGTGCTCTTGGTCTATCCCGGTGCGGAGAAGGATTTGGATAAGCATGCGGACGAGTTTCTGCATGGCACGAAATTGCCAGCTCCGTTCACCTTCCTGCTAGATCCTGGCTACAAATTCACCAACGCATATGGCCTGAGATGGGACGCCCCCAAGGAAACAGCCTACCCATCGACGTTTCTAATCGATACCGATCGGACCGTGAAATACGCCAAGATCAGTAGCACGCACGGTGACCGCGCCGAAGTGAAGCAATTGATTGCTGCCATCAAGGAATTGAAGTAGCAGTCTTGCGAAGATCGATTGTAGTGCCAATCGAATAGACAATTGGATATACTGGCAACTCCACCACCAGAGCCAGAGTTAGGAGTTGCCGCGTGCCGAGTTCATTAAGTCCGATCGATTTTGGAATCATCGGGATCTACCTCATTGGCATGATTGCCGTTGGAGCGCTGTTAGCAAAGCGCAATACCAACGCCAAAGAGTTCACGGCAGCCGGCGGGGCCATGGCAGGCTGGGTTGTAGGGCTCTCTATCTTTGGGACGTTTGTGAGCAGCATCAGTTTTCTTGCCAATCCGGGCAAGGCTTATGCGGACAATTGGAATCCCTTTGCGTTCTCCCTTTCGTTGCCACTGGCCGCATACTTTGCAGCCAAATATTTTGTTCCCTTCTATCGTCGCAGCGGTCATGTGTCTGCGTACCAGCACTTGGAAGAACGCTTTGGAAGCTGGGCGAGGTTCTATGCCGGTGTTTGTTACATGCTGACCCAAGTTGCCAGGATGGCGACGATCATGTACCTCGTCGCCTTGGCGCTGGCGCCGCTGACGGGCTGGAGTATCCACTGGATTATCGTGGGAACGGGCCTGATGGTAACGGCGTACACTTTGATGGGTGGCATTGAGGCGGTGATCTGGACCGATGCGGTGCAAAGTCTCGTGTTAACGCTGGGCATATTTATTGCCCTAGG
Coding sequences within it:
- a CDS encoding peroxiredoxin family protein, translated to MVKLWIALSLGLCLIANGLVVSAADKGSAEKPSVGKPVVDFELAAVAGTLEGEVRLTETLKHGPVLLVVLRGYPEYQCPACTRQVGALIGQAKTFADHNVNVLLVYPGAEKDLDKHADEFLHGTKLPAPFTFLLDPGYKFTNAYGLRWDAPKETAYPSTFLIDTDRTVKYAKISSTHGDRAEVKQLIAAIKELK